In a single window of the Dryobates pubescens isolate bDryPub1 chromosome Z, bDryPub1.pri, whole genome shotgun sequence genome:
- the RPS6 gene encoding 40S ribosomal protein S6 produces MKLNISFPATGCQKLIEVDDERKLRTFYEKRMATEVAADSLGEEWKGYVVRISGGNDKQGFPMKQGVLTHGRVRLLLSKGHSCYRPRRTGERKRKSVRGCIVDANLSVLNLVIVKKGEKDIPGLTDTTVPRRLGPKRASRIRKLFNLSKEDDVRQYVVRKPLNKEGKKPRTKAPKIQRLVTPRVLQHKRRRIALKKQRTQKNKEEAAEYAKLLAKRMKEAKEKRQEQIAKRRRLSSLRASTSKSESSQK; encoded by the exons ATGAAG CTCAACATTTCTTTCCCAGCCACTGGCTGCCAGAAGCTCATTGAAGTGGACGATGAGCGCAAGCTGAGAACATTCTATGAGAAGCGGATGGCCACAGAGGTCGCAGCTGATTCTCTTGGTGAGGAGTGGAAG GGATATGTTGTCCGTATCAGTGGTGGCAATGACAAACAGGGTTTCCCCATGAAGCAAGGTGTTCTGACCCATGGACGTGTCCGCCTTCTGCTCAGCAAGGGCCACTCCTGCTATCGTCCCAGAAGAACTGGAGAGAGAAAACGCAAATCTGTTCGTGGTTGCATCGTTGATGCCAACCTGAGTGTTCTGAATTTAGTCATAGTAAAAAAGG GTGAAAAGGATATTCCTGGGCTGACAGACACAACTGTGCCCCGGCGTCTTGGTCCCAAGAGGGCAAGCAGAATACGTAAACTCTTCAACCTCTCCAAGGAGGATGATGTTCGCCAGTATGTTGTGAGGAAGCCCCTGAACAAGGAGG gcaagaagcccagaactaAGGCTCCAAAGATACAGCGATTAGTGACTCCTCGTGTTCTGCAGCATAAGCGCAGGCGCATTGCGCTGAAGAAACAGCGCACTCAGAAGAacaaggaggaagcagcagaataTGCAAAGCTCTTGGCCAAGAGAATGAAG GAGGCTAAGGAGAAACGCCAGGAGCAGATTGCAAAGAGGCGCCGTCTTTCTTCCTTGAGAGCTTCTACATCTAAGTCTGAGTCAAGTCAGAAGTAA